In Simplicispira sp. 125, one DNA window encodes the following:
- a CDS encoding TnsA endonuclease N-terminal domain-containing protein, producing the protein MTDREITIIDVTESEKGVRKIPRSYRSVTGRAQASGETVPYESTLERDFAYLADFDSEVDTIISQPLCIRYRVGNGRLRRYTVDFLLKFRSEDGRGRRRPGLYEIKYREELRDRWSELEFGFRAARQLCRSRGWSFRVVTERQIRGPYLDNVTFLRGFRTYDDKAGLGLRLLETLEELQVTTPGVLLAAAFQDFENRAMAVGVMWRLLTMGYIGVNLAFPLNMASEIWFEEVLIDDTDTH; encoded by the coding sequence ATGACTGATCGCGAAATTACAATAATTGATGTGACTGAATCAGAAAAGGGTGTGCGCAAGATTCCGAGGAGCTATCGCTCCGTGACGGGGCGAGCCCAAGCATCGGGCGAAACCGTGCCGTATGAAAGCACTCTTGAGCGCGACTTCGCCTACTTGGCAGACTTTGATAGCGAGGTCGACACGATCATCAGCCAGCCGTTGTGCATTCGGTATCGAGTTGGTAACGGTCGGCTGCGCCGGTACACAGTTGACTTTCTTCTGAAATTCCGTTCTGAGGACGGGCGCGGAAGGCGCCGTCCGGGGTTGTATGAGATCAAGTACCGTGAAGAGTTGAGGGATCGCTGGAGTGAACTGGAGTTTGGGTTCAGGGCAGCGAGGCAGTTGTGTCGCTCCCGAGGTTGGAGCTTCCGGGTCGTGACTGAGCGACAGATTCGAGGCCCCTACCTCGATAACGTCACTTTTCTTCGTGGCTTTCGCACCTACGACGACAAAGCCGGCTTGGGCCTTCGATTGCTGGAAACGCTGGAGGAGCTGCAGGTCACGACTCCAGGAGTTCTGCTCGCAGCTGCATTCCAGGACTTTGAGAACCGCGCAATGGCTGTGGGTGTGATGTGGCGTCTCCTCACCATGGGATACATAGGTGTCAACCTAGCTTTTCCGCTCAACATGGCGTCAGAAATTTGGTTCGAGGAGGTACTCATAGATGACACAGATACACACTGA
- a CDS encoding Mu transposase C-terminal domain-containing protein — protein MTQIHTETVTAFDVRPGAAVAYKNELHRVCAVLSLDRVIVQNAQSGLTESVLLDHLRHPSTVLELLAAKDEPLPALDAYSKAEQDLAKKRLEQLNELIGKDSRTRDDVARVATTMDLSIASVYRLIKDYEHAGSLVGLIPGQRGPKGPRLPERVEEIIRDIINEFYLQDQKLKVVDVFQELEERCKAEKIKLPHINSVRNRIKKIPAKEVHRARGFSQEADKFTPTPGEFPPTRNVLGVVQIDHVHLDMTVVYSDTREPWGRPWLTLVIDVYTRMIVGFYLSMSTPNSTSAGMALAMGMLSKKDYLAELDLSGSWPVQGKIHKVHCDNAKEFRGAVLEHACHEQRIDTEFRRVKTPRYGGHIERMIGNVNMMLQKKPGTTFSNPQKRGDYDSKKKSAYTLRELEVEIADWIVNHYHVSKHGALRKPPIKAWEEAILGTSKTPACGFPQLITDPEKLIFDFLPQDTRVVSPTGIRINKADYFSEVLIPWINYVDPKIGKKKKFVIKEHPRHRDAIWFLDPQTRQYYRIPQFPLQPDTDYENQLTGEEFSALRSRDDAAGKAMEDTEAKAGYRQRSKKREAASVATTTAARKAARSGKSSQAGKKTTNPKLPDRSQIEDRMLGGVNPAPDPSEMFSGFSDAPVLPFSTRS, from the coding sequence ATGACACAGATACACACTGAGACCGTCACCGCATTCGATGTGAGACCCGGGGCCGCGGTTGCCTACAAAAACGAGTTGCATCGGGTATGTGCCGTGCTGTCCCTTGATCGGGTGATCGTTCAGAACGCACAGAGTGGACTTACAGAAAGTGTCTTGCTGGACCACTTGAGGCATCCCAGTACTGTTCTCGAGTTGTTAGCCGCAAAGGATGAGCCGCTGCCGGCGCTCGATGCCTACTCCAAAGCAGAGCAGGACTTGGCAAAAAAGCGCTTGGAGCAGCTTAACGAGCTAATAGGCAAGGACTCGCGAACGCGCGATGACGTGGCGCGCGTTGCCACGACGATGGATCTGAGCATCGCCTCGGTCTATCGGCTCATCAAAGACTACGAACATGCAGGTTCTCTGGTAGGGCTTATCCCAGGGCAACGGGGCCCGAAGGGTCCGCGCCTACCTGAGCGGGTAGAAGAGATTATTAGAGACATCATCAACGAGTTCTATCTTCAGGACCAGAAGCTCAAAGTAGTGGATGTGTTTCAAGAGCTTGAAGAGAGATGCAAGGCTGAAAAGATCAAGCTGCCGCATATAAATTCAGTGCGGAACCGGATCAAAAAGATACCGGCGAAAGAGGTTCACAGAGCAAGAGGTTTCTCGCAGGAGGCCGACAAGTTCACGCCCACGCCCGGCGAGTTTCCCCCCACCAGAAATGTTCTCGGTGTCGTGCAGATCGACCATGTCCATTTGGACATGACTGTCGTCTATTCGGATACGCGTGAACCCTGGGGACGACCCTGGCTGACGCTGGTCATCGACGTCTATACCCGCATGATCGTGGGCTTCTACTTGAGCATGTCGACGCCCAACTCGACGTCAGCCGGCATGGCGCTTGCGATGGGCATGTTGTCCAAAAAGGATTACCTTGCGGAGCTAGATCTGAGCGGTTCCTGGCCAGTTCAGGGCAAGATCCACAAGGTGCACTGTGACAACGCCAAAGAGTTTCGTGGCGCGGTTCTGGAGCATGCTTGCCATGAGCAGCGCATTGACACTGAGTTTCGCCGCGTCAAAACTCCTCGCTATGGGGGTCACATAGAACGGATGATCGGTAACGTCAACATGATGCTTCAGAAGAAGCCTGGAACGACGTTTTCGAATCCGCAAAAGCGAGGCGACTATGACTCCAAAAAGAAGTCTGCCTACACACTGCGTGAACTGGAAGTCGAGATCGCCGACTGGATCGTCAACCACTACCACGTGAGCAAGCATGGCGCGTTGAGGAAGCCTCCGATCAAAGCTTGGGAAGAAGCAATCCTCGGTACGAGCAAAACCCCAGCCTGCGGATTTCCCCAACTAATCACTGATCCGGAAAAACTGATCTTCGATTTCCTGCCGCAGGATACGCGGGTCGTAAGCCCCACAGGGATCCGTATCAACAAGGCCGACTACTTCTCAGAAGTTTTGATTCCCTGGATCAACTACGTCGATCCAAAAATAGGCAAAAAAAAGAAGTTCGTTATCAAGGAGCACCCGAGGCACCGTGATGCGATCTGGTTTCTCGATCCGCAAACAAGGCAGTACTACAGGATTCCTCAGTTCCCTCTTCAGCCTGATACCGACTACGAGAACCAGCTGACTGGCGAGGAGTTCTCTGCTCTGAGGTCGCGCGATGACGCAGCAGGCAAGGCGATGGAAGACACGGAAGCCAAGGCCGGCTATCGCCAGCGCTCCAAGAAACGTGAGGCCGCTTCGGTTGCTACCACCACTGCGGCCAGAAAGGCTGCCCGGTCAGGCAAATCGAGCCAGGCGGGTAAAAAGACTACCAATCCAAAGCTGCCCGATCGCTCGCAGATCGAGGATCGCATGCTGGGTGGGGTCAACCCTGCGCCCGACCCTTCGGAAATGTTCTCTGGATTCTCCGACGCGCCGGTCCTTCCTTTTAGTACGCGTAGCTAA